AGGGACAATATCAAGCCGGCATCCTGGACGTGTCGTTGCTTACCTGGATGATTATGCGCCTGTCCACCTCTCTCCTCTGGTCCTCATCCGTCCTCTCGCATCTCGCCTTTACGGCTTATCCCAATCCAACCCTGTCTTCCGCCTAATACGAATCCTACTGCTACCTTTGCTCGTCACACCTGCTGCTTCGTCCTACAAGACGAGGAATACCGACTTATATAACACCTCACTCCAGTTCTAGTCAAACTCGAAATGGCAGCCTCAATGCACGCTTTGTCGCCCTCACTAGCTCGGAATCTTTCTTCTTCACGGCAATCCTCCCCTCGTCAGTCCGCCATGGCGCCCAGGGCGCCGCCCACTATGAATCCATGGGAGGTGAACGCCCTCAACGTGAGTATCTTGTGAAGTTGACTTTGAACGAGCAGCGCACTGACTCGACTGACAGTATGAGTTTCCTGAACAGGGTTCTCTAAACCCCGATGGCACCATGGTAACATCAGCTACCACCTGgcgccaagttcaagatccCGTCATATACCCGGGTCTTTACGCTCCCAGCGGGATTGATATAATGACGGTCCTGGTGAGTTTTGTCTTTCGATGATAGTCACAGCTGCTAACTGTCTCAGCTTCGCGTCGTTGGACGGCCAAACCCTCAGGTCGATCTCGGTCCCGTCGACTGCTCTGTCGCCCTTGTCCTCTGTGACATGCTCCAGGCCGACGCTCCCATCATCTACGTCTCCGACTCCTTCTCCGAGCTTACCGGCTACTCTTCCCATGAGGTGATGGGTCGCAACTGTCGCTTCCTGCAATCCCCTCCAGGAGGACAGCGAGCCTCTAAGAGGAGCTCGGACAAGTCTGCCATCCGTCGCATGCGTCAGGCCGTGTTCTCCGGGCAGGAGATTCAGCTGCCCGTGACCAACTACAAGAAGCACGGCCAGCCCTTCAAGAACCTCCTGTCTATCATCCCGGTTCCGGTGGATAGCAGCGGTTCTCAATACTGTGTTGGTTTCCTTTGTGAGACAGATTAAAATTTTGGAGAACAACAAGTCGACGCGAAGCAGTCTGAATGCCCTCGTCTGATCCGATAGCCATGTTCCACCTTGGATAGTGGCTCCGCAACACCACACCAGGAGcccaacctcatcaccaaaCACGACAAACCCCCCAACTATTACGTACACGCAAATGTTCGGTTTCACTACTTTTTACAGATCAACTTTCTTCTCATCACTCAAAATTACTCAAAGAAGCCCTCGGCGTCAGGATTCACTTATACGGTCTCGGTACTTCGCTGCTCTCAGGCTTTACGAATACTTACGATACCCTTTGCATTGACAACCATTTCTCTTTTTTACCATTTACGACATCAGATCATATCAATGGAAGCACTCTAAGGTGTTGGGGACATTGCTGTAGAGGGCGGAAcctcgtttcttttttcGGTTCGGCTGACAGCTCGGTCATTTCTCTTTTTGATTCTCTTATCATACTCTGATGATTCACGCCCATGAAATACACGAATTTAGATCTTGGCAGCAGACGGGGCTTGGATGACGAAACATTTTGGGAGTCACGACGACGTGTGCATGGGCGAAAAGGGAATGATTTACATAGATGCCGCCCTTGGGCGCAGGAATAATTCGGGCGTTTGGGCAAAACTTTCAGGTTTCTTGGAGATGCATAAGGGGGTCTTGTGACTCTATTCGCAGCTCGTGGCGATTCACATGCGAGAATGAACATGGGGAGGATGCTGTTgggggatggagatggagccaAGGACGAGCGATGGAACTGCCGATGCATGCTGGCTTGATCATCACAATGATCTGACAGAAAATTATACTCTTACTTGGCGAGCAGGATTCATCAAAAGCTTCAAACTTGGTCCAATTTCACTCCAATTTAAACCCCACCGCGCGCCATGTGTCTACAGGGTTGACGCTGCATCAGGCAGTATTGGCTGTACTGTTGGTAGCAGCGGGCAGCCTCTCGATCCTCACGACTCCCTGTCAGCCATCGCGATCGCCAGGGTCTGGGATGTAACGGCGTCACCAAGGAACCGGTCATGGCCCAGCTTTATTACGTGTCGTCTGCATTTGATGAGCTGGCTTTGGTCAGACAGCCATACATACATAGAATGCTCCCTCCCAGTTCCCAAGGGGCAGGGATTTCCCAAGAGACGATACACCGGCACCCATGGTACGGCCCAGGTACAGTAGCACCCGACTGGCCACGGCCGTGGGGCAGTTTACACATTGCTTTGTGCCGATGTCATCCGCCGGCTCGGGTCCGGGTGACTCGGCCGGCCGGCTGGAGAACCTGCGGGCATTCTCTTGAACTCACGCAAGGACGGCTGCAAACCCACGATGACAACCACGCTGGAATGGATGGAACACTGTTTGAGTATGTCTTCTATTATTCACCTTAGTTCTTCATGTTGCCATAACGAGACAGTCTTTGAGATGAGCTGGGTACTGCCCCTTGTCTTGTTTACTACATGTGGGTATACCTcaaccatcaacatcacaaTGGGCATAGGACCGACGACAATTTCCCccaatttttttttattttctatTTTTTTTTGGTTCTAtttttggtgttttttgTGCTTTTCGAATTTGTTATCCCAAATATTGCCTCCGTTCGTCATAATATCAAAGAACACAATCGTCAACACATGAcagcatcaaaacccaacCGAGAAACACCGTTACTTGCCCTGGTTATGGCTTCCCCGCCATGACCATCTCTCTCACATGTTGGATGAGGGACCCCAGGACCATTGGCTCGTTGGCAGCATCCCATCGTTCTCTTGACCATCGTTCTCTTGACCATCGTCACCGAGCCATTGGTTGGTCGACTGCATCCCGTCGTTCCCTTGGCCATAGTCCCGGGGCTGCTGGTATGCCGACTGCGTCCCATCGTCACAGAGCCATTGGTTCATCAATTGCATCCCATAGTTCCCTTGGCCATCGTCACCGAGCCATTGGTTGGTCGGCCGCATCCCATCGTTCCCTTGACCAACGCCAGACGGCATAGTCGGAGGCGAGTCGGAGGCGGCTTGTGTTGGGCCGTATACACCATAAGGTTGGCTGTGTTGTCCTGGCGGAGAGGATAAGTCAATGCTCGAGGCTAGCATTGCATGGCCGGAGTATGGATGACAAGCGGCGCCCCCTGATACACAGGTATGCTGCTGAGGTCCGGAAATAATGTTGAAATCTCCTGGGTCGCTGAGGGTCGTGACGTCAAGTCCATAGACATCTTGTCATGAATGAGTTAGTACAAGTATTCCACTAGGGTCAAGTGATGAGGTCGAGCAAGACTACTTACTCTCGATCATAGGCTCGCATAATTTCCTCATGCTCCTAGGAACCCTAACATCGTGACGAAGCTGCCCCGAAGACTCCGGCCTAAAGACAATAGCGCGCCTGAGGGTGGTCTCGCTTGGATCCTCACTGGGATGTAGGATCGTGATATCGGCAGAGGATTCCGCATGCAGTATGCCCGTTGAGTCTGGCCCTTCAGCAATGTACCTCCTCCTATCCTCGCGGAGCTTAACAGAGAATATACAGTTGCGAGTGACAAACTCTTCACTGATTCCTATGTTCTTCAGTCCGTCGACTAGAAGGACTCGGGCAACCGCCACAGTGCGATTCTGCAGACGAATGCGCATGCAAAGATTCTCGTTGGACCTGGTATTGGGCTTGTTGGACCTGGCCCTGGAACGTCTCGAAGCGCTTGGTGTTGCACCCCGGGAACGGATGGGCAGTGGAGTTGACATGCTTGGGTTGCTTGAGCTCAACGGCGGTACGGTTGTCGGCGCGGGATACTCGTCTGCAAGGACCGTGCTACCTGGAGCAGCGGCGATCGGGCGCTGTTCTTGTTGTTTACGGCGATCGTTGAACCGGTTAGGATACCAACCCTTGGAACGGCGGCCCATATGAGGAGATGTCTATCTCTGATAGAGACTGGAGGTAATAGGCTCACGCGCCTAGGTCGAGGGCGATATAGATCGATGCTGTCTTCACGGGAAGCTTCCGAGACGGTCGGGGGTGGTTCGAAAGGGGCAGTCTCCGGCGCTCGAGTGAGGACAAAGCTGGTTTGAGTATAGGCATGCAGGCTGTTGCCGACAGGTtccagctggccaaggctggcggTAGGCCTCGGATAGGGAGTTCCGGGATGGGGTCGAGGTTTGACAAAAAGGCCGGACAGATCAGGGAATGGGCTTTTAGGTGgcaggatgagaagaagtGTAAGGTAGGAATAAGTACACCATCCCACTTGCTGGATACGTGCCATGGGTGCATCGTCAGAGAAGGCAACAAGGCGTTCACATCCAATGCGGACACCATCTAGCCAAGCGGGTTCTGTCCCCCGTCTTGACCAAGCTACCCATCTAGATAACATCATTGGGTATTGAAAGGCTGGGGTGCGAATCGGTCTGCGGTCAGCGTCCTAGTCTTGATGCTTTGATCATCCAGTCATTGGATGATATTGGGAATCAAGAACGACCACCAACCCGGtaagagagaagagaagcaagGCAGACAGGTTCCATCTCCATATTGATGCTTGATGTGTCTGTCGatgaagagagggaggggtGGTTGAGGCTCGGCCACCTCACATGCGGACCGGCGTCCAATCATGTTTCGTATCGCAGTCAATCGGATGCAGGAGCTTTTGGACAAAGGTATTGTTCCTTATTGGATAGTCTATCGAGTACCTGGTTGTAAGGCGGCCGGAGTAGGCTGGAGTGAGAGTGGGGAGGcgaaggggaggagaggagaggagaggaggagaggggaggagagaggaggggggggttgggggggaggaggaggagaggacaATGCCCGACGGGCTCCTCGAAGCTGTAGATAGCATAGCACTCTGAGCAGTTGGTCTCACCCGGCGGTTCAAGATTTCCGGGGAAAGGGAGCCCATCTTGTGGATTGGGAAGACCCGGCTAGATATATTATTGCTCTGGCAATTCAGCCCCCGCTCCTATCTCAACGAACTTCCCTCGTTCGCGCACATTATCACTCAGCGCCGACTCAGCCGTTCGCTGCAGCATGTCTTGGAAGCGATCAAGCCGTGTCCGCGATGAGAGGGCATTAATTGAGTGTGGGTGGACCTTATGGCTGTTTTTACCAGCCCACCAACAGACATGTCACGACTCTGCGCATGgtgggggagaggagaggaaagaaaagggTATTGCAACTCGGCTATTTCTCAACGTCAACATTCATTTCAGAGATGGAAATTGAATCATTGAAAAGCTGGCAATGTCAGCATTGGTCTCTGCTCTCTCTGAGACTCTGCGGGAGAAAATCTCTGGAACTGCCGGTCCTGACAAGCGCCAGCCTGGTCGACGACACCCACACTTGCCGCCCCCTGTGACATTCACACATTGTGTGTCAGGTGGCGGCCCAACCCAAGGCCTCTTCGACGCAAGGAGACACAGCCGAGCGGCCCTTCTGTCACTTCTAGGTGCAAAAGCTGTCTCTTCGCAGAAGGAGGCGCTTCCTACATGGTCGGCCACGCCCAATTCCAAGGGAAGTGGTAGTGAGCGGACTCAGTGGCATGGCAAGGGGGTGGAAGATGAGGGATTTTGTAATTGTGACGCCTCTGAGCATGCGCTTGCTGGTCAAAGTGACTATATATACCATGTACTGTTCGCCATACCTTCGCTCGTCCAagtcaagaagcagaaggggATCCTTTCCAAAGATGCATCACCATGGCGCGGTCCATCATTTGGCCAGTGTCTACTTCCGCAGCCGAGCAGACCTCCTGCGAAGGTCGGGCTGTGCCTCGTCTGCCCCATCCTCCGCCTTTGCTACACTCCCGTTCTGTTCACTCTTCACCGCCTCGACACGCTTCCTTTTCATGGGTGGTGCGCGCACCTCCTTGTCGGAGTCCGCCGGCTTCTTTCGTGACTTCTTGGGCTCCTCAAAGTACGGGCTTGCGTCAAcaggctcctccttgatgccAGCGGGGGTGCGgcccgtcttctt
This window of the Fusarium keratoplasticum isolate Fu6.1 chromosome 3, whole genome shotgun sequence genome carries:
- a CDS encoding PAS domain-containing protein, with amino-acid sequence MAASMHALSPSLARNLSSSRQSSPRQSAMAPRAPPTMNPWEVNALNYEFPEQGSLNPDGTMVTSATTWRQVQDPVIYPGLYAPSGIDIMTVLLRVVGRPNPQVDLGPVDCSVALVLCDMLQADAPIIYVSDSFSELTGYSSHEVMGRNCRFLQSPPGGQRASKRSSDKSAIRRMRQAVFSGQEIQLPVTNYKKHGQPFKNLLSIIPVPVDSSGSQYCVGFLCETD